The Dunckerocampus dactyliophorus isolate RoL2022-P2 chromosome 1, RoL_Ddac_1.1, whole genome shotgun sequence genome has a segment encoding these proteins:
- the LOC129176625 gene encoding zinc finger protein 664-like, with amino-acid sequence MCKVQTLRALVNRRLTAAVEEIFVVLERTIAEYEEELSRTKDENERQRQLLDAVFKMPQVVLHRADVGEGHLPPEQQEWNSRMEQEKLHDPHIKEEQGAHSNSQEGEHFEGLEEFPVIGVTVKSEDDEGQSEEKREVEPPSSSSTQHMTTEADGDHCGGSQAHNLLAPLSDSDDTRSHSPDTDDEDAEADMTCHTDNTRFKCSQCDKTLKHYRSLKRHMNVHTDNPHFKCPQCDKTFKHQRSLKTHMKIHTDMCWKCSECDKAFVSKINLKIHMRHHTGEKPFACSICGKRFSTSSNLKVHTSIHTGEKPFPCPECGKQFKVKDALKRHITRHTGEKPFACSVCNKRFTEKGDLNSHSIIHTGKKPFSCSICGKEFVKKSRLKTHTLIHSGEKPFPCVLCGKRFFQKCDLERHTRVHTGEKPFEKPFSCAVCGKGFSQKIGLTVHARTHTLDNVYPCLVCGQRFTNTTNLIEHVRIHAGEKLENFI; translated from the exons tttctcgaacaaaagacgagaacgagcgacaacgtcaactactggacgctgttttcaagatGCCTCAGGTTGTGTTGCACAGAGCAG atgtcGGCGAAGGACATCTTCCacctgagcagcaggagtggaacTCCAGAATGGAGCAGGAGAAGCTACATgacccccacattaaagaggaacagGGGGCTCATAGCAacagtcaggagggagagcattttgaaggactggaggagttcccTGTGATTGGTGTgactgtgaagagtgaagatgatgaaggtcAAAGTGAGGaaaagagagaggtggagcctccaagcagcagctcaactcaacacatgacaacagaagctgatggagaccactgtggaggatcacaagcacacaacctcttagctccactatcagatagtgacgacacaaggtcacactctcctgacactgatgatgaagacgctGAAGcggatatgacatgtcacactgacaacacacgctttaaatgctctcaatgtGACAAAACATTGAAACACTACCGTAGTCTTAAAAGACACATGAATGTGCACACGGACAACCCACACTTTAAATGCCCTCAATGtgacaaaacatttaaacacCAACGTAGTCTTAAAACACACATGAAAATACACACTGACATGTGCTGGAAATGCTCTGAATGTGACAAAGCTTTTGTTAGCAAGATAAATCTGAAAATACACATGAGACACCACACAGGTGAGAAACCTTTCGCCTGCTCaatttgtggtaaaagattctcgaCGTCGTCAAACTTGAAAGTACACACAAgcatacacactggagagaaaccttttccttgcccGGAGTGTGGTAAACAATTCAAAGTAAAAGATGCTTTAAAGAGACATATAACAAGACatactggagagaaaccttttgctTGCTCGGTGTGCAATAAACGATTCACAGAAAAAGGTGATTTAAATAGCCACTCGATAATACACACTGGaaagaaacctttttcctgctcaATCTGTGGTAAAGAATTTGTGAAGAAGTCacgtttaaaaacacacacattaatacacagtggtgagaaaccttttccttgcgtgctgtgtggtaaaagattctttcaaaaatgtgacttagaaagacacacaagagtacacactggagagaagccTTTTGAGAAGCCTTTTTCCTGTGCAGTTTGTGGTAAAGGTTTCTCTCAGAAGATAGGTTTGACAGTACACGCAAGAACACACACGTTGGATAATGTTTATCCTTGTTTAGTATGTGGTCAGCGATTCACAAATACTACAAACTTGATTGAACACGTAAGAATCCACGCTGGGGAGAAACTTGAAAACTTTATTTAA